CCGATGTGTTCGGTCTCCTCGACCCGTTCGAGGAGGAATCCGTCTCTCAACTTGCCGGCGAACTTGACTCGAACACGCACGCCCGGTCGTGCTGTGGCGGCGAACTTCTCCGGCACGGCGTAGTCGAAGGCCCGGGCCAGGTGCGGGACCGGGTGATCGATGAGCACCTGTGCCACGGGGTCCTCCGGCGCCAGCGGCACCTGCCCGATGGCCGAAGTGCCTGTGTCGATGGGAAGAGGTTCGTCCATCAAGCCGAGGATACTGCACGCAGCAGATCGTCGGCGCGGTCCGTGACCTCCCAAGTGAATTCGGGGAGCTCACGGCCGAAGTGTCCGTAGGTCGATGTCTGGGAATAGATCGGGCGCAGAAGGTCCAGCTCCTGGATGATCATGGCCGGGCGGAGGTCGAAGACCTCACGGATGGCCCTCGAGATCGCGTTCGGGTCGACCTTCTCGGTGCCGAACGTCTCGACGTAGAGTCCCATCGGGTCGACTCGGCCGATCGCGTAGGAGACCTGGACCTCGGCACGGTCGGCCAGTCCTGCGGCGACGACGTTCTTCGCCACCCACCGCATGGCGTAGGCGGCGGAGCGGTCGACCTTCGACGGGTCCTTCCCGGAGAAGGCTCCCCCACCGTGGCGGGAGTATCCGCCGTAGGTGTCGACGATGATCTTGCGTCCCGTCAGTCCGGCGTCGCCCATCGGTCCGCCGGTGACGAATGGGCCGGCCGGGTTGATGTGGATGTTCGCATGGCTGTCGTCGAGTCCCGATCCGGCGATGACCGGGTCGATGACGAAGTCCTTGATCTCGGCATGGAGCTGGTTCTGGTCGACGTGCCCGGCGTGCTGGGTCGACACGACGATGTTCTCGATCGAAACCGCTTCGTTGCGATCGTAGCCGAGTGTCAGCTGCGTCTTGCCGTCGGGGCGCAGGTAGTCCAGCGCCCCGGTCTTGCGCACCTCGGAGAGCTTCTCGGCCATGCGCGAAGCCAGGTGGATCGGCACCGGCATGAGCACGTCGGTGGCGTTGTCCGCGTAGCCGAACATCAGCCCCTGGTCACCGGCGCCCAGGCTGGAACCGTGATCGGATTCGACCGCTTCGCGGAAGTCGAGGGGATTCGTCACACCCGAGTGGATGTCGGTGGACTGACTGCCGATGGAGACGGAGACTCCGCAGGAATGGCCGTCGAAGCCCGTGTCCGAAGAGTCGTAGCCGGTCCCGGTGATGAGTCTGCGGACGATGCCGGCCACATCGGCATAGGCAGCGGTGTTGACCTCTCCGGCGACATGGACGAGGCCGGTGGTCACCATCGTCTCGACGGCGACTTTGGCGCTCGGGTCCTGACTGAGCAGGTCGTCGAGGACGGCGTCGCTGATCTGGTCGCAGATCTTGTCGGGGTGGCCCTCGGTGACGGATTCGGACGAGAAGAAGCGCAGATTAGATTGACTCACGCCGACGATTCTACGCATTCCAGGCGATCGGCGAGAGCCGCGATGACCTTTTCCGAAACATCGTCCTTGCTGCCCCGAAATTCCTCGCCGGCGATGACCCGATCTCCGTCGGCGGAGAGAATCTGGACGGCGGTGTCGTCGTGGCCGAAGGCTCGGTCCTCGGAGACGTCGTTGAACACGAGGAGGTCAACGCCCTTGCGGCGGAATTTGGCCTTCGCGTAGTCGAGGGCGCTGTGATCGGAGTCTCCGGTCTCGGCGGCGAACCCGATGATGTGCTGTCCCCGCCGACGTGCTCCCACGAGCCCGACGAGCACGTCGGGGTTCTGGATCAGCCTCAGGGTCATCCCCTCGTCGCCCGACTTCTTCATCTTCGAGTCGGTGCGATCTGCCGGGCGGTAGTCGGCGACGGCGGCGGACATGATGATGGCATCGGCGTCGGGCTGAGCAGTCTGCATCACGGACTGCAGGTCGAGCGTCGATTCGACCTCGGTGACGCTGATGGCCTCGGGCAGGCCCGCCAGCAGGCCCGAATCGACGTTCGCGGCCACGAGGTGGGTCCGGGCTCCCGCGGCGGCCGCTGCTCGTGCCAGGGCGATCCCCTGTTTTCCCGAGGAGCGGTTGCCGAGGAATCGGACCGGATCGAGCGGCTCCCTGGTCCCGCCGGCGCTGATGACGATGTGTCTGCCCGCCAGCGGAGCGGGCTCGGCCGACACCCGCTCCGCGGAGGCGGCTGCGGACAGGGCGAAGTCGATGATGGCCTCGGGCTCGGGCAGCCGACCGGGACCGGAGTCCGGCCCGGTGAGGCGCCCGACTGCGGGGTCGAGGACATGGATGCCACGCTGCTTCAGAGTCGCGATGTTGGCGACGGTGGCTGGATTCTGCCACATCTCGGAGTGCATGGCCGGGGCGATGACCACCTCGGCGGTCGTGGTCAGGACCGTGGCAGTCAGGAGGTCATCGGCGATGCCTGCGGCGAGTTTGGCCACGGTGTTGGCCGTGGCCGGGGCGATGACGACGAGTTCGGCGTCCTGTCCGATGCGGACATGGTTGACCGATTCCACCTCGTCGAAGACGTCGGTGGTCACCGACTGCGAGGACAGTGCCTCGAAGGTGGCCGCGCCGACGAAGTTCAGTGCACTGGCGGTGGGCACGACCTTGACGCTGTGCCC
The Brevibacterium marinum genome window above contains:
- the coaBC gene encoding bifunctional phosphopantothenoylcysteine decarboxylase/phosphopantothenate--cysteine ligase CoaBC → MRTVLGVAGGIAAYKACHVIRRLRELGHSVKVVPTASALNFVGAATFEALSSQSVTTDVFDEVESVNHVRIGQDAELVVIAPATANTVAKLAAGIADDLLTATVLTTTAEVVIAPAMHSEMWQNPATVANIATLKQRGIHVLDPAVGRLTGPDSGPGRLPEPEAIIDFALSAAASAERVSAEPAPLAGRHIVISAGGTREPLDPVRFLGNRSSGKQGIALARAAAAAGARTHLVAANVDSGLLAGLPEAISVTEVESTLDLQSVMQTAQPDADAIIMSAAVADYRPADRTDSKMKKSGDEGMTLRLIQNPDVLVGLVGARRRGQHIIGFAAETGDSDHSALDYAKAKFRRKGVDLLVFNDVSEDRAFGHDDTAVQILSADGDRVIAGEEFRGSKDDVSEKVIAALADRLECVESSA
- the metK gene encoding methionine adenosyltransferase; the encoded protein is MSQSNLRFFSSESVTEGHPDKICDQISDAVLDDLLSQDPSAKVAVETMVTTGLVHVAGEVNTAAYADVAGIVRRLITGTGYDSSDTGFDGHSCGVSVSIGSQSTDIHSGVTNPLDFREAVESDHGSSLGAGDQGLMFGYADNATDVLMPVPIHLASRMAEKLSEVRKTGALDYLRPDGKTQLTLGYDRNEAVSIENIVVSTQHAGHVDQNQLHAEIKDFVIDPVIAGSGLDDSHANIHINPAGPFVTGGPMGDAGLTGRKIIVDTYGGYSRHGGGAFSGKDPSKVDRSAAYAMRWVAKNVVAAGLADRAEVQVSYAIGRVDPMGLYVETFGTEKVDPNAISRAIREVFDLRPAMIIQELDLLRPIYSQTSTYGHFGRELPEFTWEVTDRADDLLRAVSSA